From Salvelinus namaycush isolate Seneca chromosome 24, SaNama_1.0, whole genome shotgun sequence, one genomic window encodes:
- the LOC120019228 gene encoding synaptotagmin-like protein 3, whose amino-acid sequence MDLSLLKALEREKVLEVLQRDKLLRSTEEDRIRRLKMELQDIRRKGAKSFARQYSERTCARCQRPLGKFWNSGAVCRGCSHCICNKCRVGVSALDWKCTVCHAYREVKFRSGEWFVEERAKKFPPDAGFSRSQEDVRVEQDLLTVYNSRGQSAGQKSLSDTNINKSTNLTKGPSLPNLFRKSRNDDQSGSSSGADEDISLGSEYLEGKRGSSASSTGTDCDLLEIGSVMGELELAIAFNDSTSCLEITINGCRNLAHGDVKRKKCHPYVKVYLLPEKSPSSKLKTTVKRNTTDPIYNEVLQCQMEHPLLSRSTLQVSVWHSGTLKKVFLGEVLIPLEGWMFEESTTQGSSWYPLCPKPESPERSRVEQDTAGELLVRVKFSSMSQPSWVCHTDEVHIGPHDVGQLTVLVTGVKNLPTKANTCQNTYVKGCLTLPGSRELVQRSPVLKKKPSPEWSHQLLFSRVTPYDLQICTLELDLWNHIPFTFSDRLLGWVRMEAGSSWQLVLQRPNMWHDFSLPMQANVNSRRT is encoded by the exons ATGGATCTGAGTCTGCTCAAGGCTCTGGAACGAGAGAAGGTTCTAGAGGTTCTTCAGAGGGACAAACTTCTGCGCAGCACGGAGGAGGACAGGATCAG GAGGCTGAAGATGGAACTACAGGACATCCGGAGGAAAGGTGCAAAGAGTTTTGCCCGGCAATACAGCGAGAGGACGTGCGCCCGTTGTCAGAGGCCACTGGGCAAGTTCTGGAACTCGGGCGCTGTGTGCCGAGGCTGCAGTCACTGCATCTGCAACAAGTGCCGCGTGGGCGTGTCCGCGCTGGACTGGAAGTGCACCGTCTGCCACGCCTACAG AGAGGTGAAGTTCAGGTCTGGGGAGTGGTTTGTGGAAGAGAGGGCCAAGAAATTTCCACCTGATGCAG GGTTCTCCAGATCACAGGAGGATGTGCGAGTGGAACAGGATCTGCTTACAGTGTACAACAGCCGGGGACAGAGTGCTGGCCAGAAAAGCCTCTCTGACACGAACATCAACAAATCCACCAAT CTAACCAAAGGCCCCAGTCTTCCCAACCTGTTCAGGAAGAGCCGGAATGATGACCAAAGCGGTTCCTCATCGGGGGCTGATGAGGACATTTCCCTCGGCTCAGAGTACTTAGAGGGAAAGAGG GGTAGTAGTGCTAGTAGCACTGGTACAGACTGTGATCTCTTGGAGATCGGCAGTGTGATGGGAGAGCTAGAGCTCGCCATTGCCTTCAACGACAGCACTTCCTGCCTGGAGATCACAATCAACGGCTGCAGAAACTTGGCCCACGGAGATGTCAAGAGGAAGAAGTGTCATCC GTATGTAAAAGTTTATCTACTGCCGGAGAAGTCTCCGAGCAGCAAACTGAAGACGACTGTCAAGAGGAACACGACGGATCCCATTTATAATGAAGTTTTACAG TGCCAGATGGAGCACCCCCTGTTGTCCAGGAGTACTCTGCAGGTGTCTGTGTGGCACTCTGGGACTCTGAAGAAGGTGTTTCTGGGAGAGGTTCTCATCCCTCTGGAGGGGTGGATGTTTGAGGAGAGCACCACCCAGGGCTCCAGCTGGTACCCCCTGTGTCCCAAG cccGAGAGCCCAGAaaggagtagagtagagcaggatACAGCAGGAGAACTCCTGGTCAGAGTGAAGTTCAGCTCCATGTCCCAGCCGTCCTGGGTTTGCCACACAGATG AGGTTCACATTGGACCACATGACGTTGGCCAACTGACTGTTCTCGTCACTGGTGTCAAAAACCTACCCACTAAAGCAAACACCTGTCAGAACACCTATGTTAAAGG gtgcTTGACTCTCCCCGGTTCCAGGGAGCTGGTCCAGAGGAGCCCTGTCCTGAAGAAGAAGCCCAGTCCAGAGTGGTCTCACCAGCTGCTCTTCAGCAGGGTCACACCTTACGACCTCCAGATCTGCACTCTGGAGCTGGACCTCTGGAACCATATCCCCTTCACCTTCTCAGACCGTCTCCTGGGCTGGGTTAGAATGGAAGCTG GGTCGTCATGGCAACTGGTGCTGCAGAGGCCCAACATGTGGCATGACTTCAGTTTACCCATGCAAGCCAATGTCAACAGCAGGAGAACATGA